A section of the Desulfurispora thermophila DSM 16022 genome encodes:
- the rplF gene encoding 50S ribosomal protein L6, with amino-acid sequence MSRIGKQPIALPTGVTVTVEGNLVKVKGPKGQLERQVHPDMIIEQEEGRLLVKRPSDSNLHKSLHGLTRTLINNMVVGVTKGYEKGLELVGVGYRAQKQGSKVVISIGYSHPVEVEPPAGIELDVPAPTKIIVKGMDKELVGAVAANIRSIREPEPYKGKGIKYEGEKIRRKAGKTGGKGKK; translated from the coding sequence ATGTCCAGAATTGGTAAACAGCCAATTGCCTTGCCCACCGGCGTGACTGTGACTGTAGAAGGTAATCTGGTCAAAGTCAAGGGTCCTAAAGGACAGCTGGAACGGCAAGTTCATCCCGATATGATTATAGAACAGGAAGAAGGCAGGCTTTTAGTCAAACGCCCTTCTGATTCCAACCTGCATAAGTCGCTGCACGGCCTGACCAGGACTCTGATCAACAATATGGTGGTGGGGGTCACCAAGGGTTATGAAAAAGGCCTGGAGCTGGTAGGTGTTGGTTACCGGGCCCAAAAACAGGGTAGCAAGGTGGTTATCAGCATCGGTTATTCCCACCCGGTGGAAGTTGAGCCGCCAGCCGGTATCGAGCTGGATGTTCCCGCGCCGACCAAAATTATTGTCAAAGGGATGGATAAGGAACTGGTTGGTGCGGTAGCGGCTAACATTAGGTCCATTAGAGAGCCCGAGCCGTACAAAGGTAAAGGTATCAAGTACGAAGGCGAGAAGATTCGCCGCAAGGCCGGTAAGACCGGTGGCAAGGGCAAGAAGTAG
- the rplR gene encoding 50S ribosomal protein L18, with the protein MISKTDRRKERAKRQLRVRKKVFGTAQRPRLNVFRSLSHIYAQIIDDEQGHTLVAASTLSPELKGKLEQTGNVAAARQVGLLIAEKARAKGITKVVFDRAGYLYHGRVKALADGAREGGLEF; encoded by the coding sequence GTGATTAGCAAAACCGATCGCAGGAAAGAGCGGGCCAAAAGACAGTTGCGGGTGCGCAAGAAAGTTTTTGGCACGGCCCAGCGCCCGCGCCTGAATGTTTTTCGCAGCCTAAGTCACATTTACGCGCAAATTATTGATGATGAACAAGGCCACACTCTGGTTGCTGCCTCTACCCTTTCGCCTGAACTTAAAGGTAAACTGGAGCAGACCGGCAATGTGGCAGCGGCCCGGCAGGTCGGCCTTTTAATTGCCGAAAAGGCCAGGGCCAAAGGCATAACCAAAGTAGTCTTTGACCGGGCCGGATACCTGTATCACGGCCGGGTAAAAGCACTGGCCGATGGAGCCAGGGAAGGCGGCCTGGAGTTTTAA